In the genome of Felis catus isolate Fca126 chromosome E1, F.catus_Fca126_mat1.0, whole genome shotgun sequence, the window GTCGGACTCTGGAAAAGCCAACCAAGATGGGACTGAAAAAAGCCTACTGGTTTCAGCATCATGGCGGCCATTGGGTGGGCTTAGCATACAGTGTTCCAGTGAGGCGGGGCTGACGGCAGAAGCCGACTGAAGTGGGTTAGGAGGACAGGAAAGAAGGGAcacggggggcacctgggtggctcagtcactgcggcttccgactttggctcaggtcatggtctcagggttcctgagttcaagccccacgttggcttgttgctgtcaccacagagcctggatcctctgtacccctccccctttctcagctagtgctctctctctctcaaaatacaaacatttaaaaaaagaaaggagacataGGGAGGTAGTATGGGTGTTTGATACGAAGGGAAAGATGGAAAGGCTTTCAAGATGGATGAGGCAGATTATGACAAATATCAAGGGACAGGCTTTGGTTGAGAGAAGGCGATTGATGACATTGAAGGTGGGGTCATGGCAGAGAGGTTGGCAAGCCGGAGGGTATGGTGGATGCCAAGGAATGAGATTAAGATCAGAGAACAGGAAGCCTGCCTTGAGTGGGGAGGAATTTGGGGTGATGACAAGTCCAAAAATGTGACCATGGGTGAGAGGTCAAGGCCATCCTCCTGAATAATAGAGTCACGCGGGGTTAAGCAAGATCTGGATGAGAAGACTGTGAGCCAAGCCTGAAGCCTGGTGAGAATGGGGTGGGGCACAGACCCAGGCAACGAGGAGGCACAGCAGCCCAGTGGCTTGAGCCTCCAAGAAGGAAGGCTCTCATTGGAGGAAAACGGTCCAGAAATAGCTACAGGGAGCAAAACTACCAATCTCTTCTTGGTGGCGGTCAAGCAGGACCCCTTGGGAGTCCTGAGGAAAGCCAAGTCCATGGGGAGAGTCAGTTTAGAAGAGGAGGGCGCAGGTAGGGAAGGGGTGACAGGTGGGACAGTGGCCAAGAACGATGGAGACCTCCCAGGTGTAGGTGCACATGCCAGAAGACAGATGGGGGCTGGACTCGGCACTGCCGGGCAAGACCAGGAATGAGGGGTATGGTGGGCTCACTGCTCAGGGTTAGTCTCTGAAGGGGGTAGGCCCCGGGCCAAACGGACACTGACCCGGGAGGAGCCGCCGAGCAAACCTCATAAGGAAGGAATTCTTGTTCCCGTCTGACAAGtaaggaaacggaggcacagagtcatagagaggttaagtaatttactCAAGGTCAGGGAGCATAACCACTTATTACTAAgtgattactattattattaagtGCACATCTTGGAGCAGAGTTCTGAACTCTGGGGGTCTGACTCCTAGTAGGTGCTCTTGTCCATCCCGCCTATAACAGTCACAGCAgaactccctctctccctctaaaaaaaacaccaaaacctaAACCAAAACCCAGCAGATCCTTTCCCTGCATCCCCCTTCCACTTAAGAAAGACAGCAGCAtcctgttccccaccccctccccaccccccaattttcTTCTGGCCTATAGAAGGCCATCTTCCCTCGGTAGCAGGCTCCTTGTAGGGCCAGACTCTGAGCACTGAGGACAAATCAGCGGTTGGGAGAGCATTGAGCAGAAAAGGAGTAGGGGTGACCAAGGTGGCCCCAGGATGAGGTaccaggccctgcccctccctttgGTTTCTCAGACCCCACGGAAGCCCCCGGGAGGGGTCAGGCTCTCTCAGCATGGCTGAGATTGAATTTCTTGCCCTGGTGAAGAGGGGGAAGGGTAGAGCTAGATTTAAGGTGACTCAGTAAAGCAAAGGAACATGAGGGCTCCTCTACCCGGCTTGTCTCCCCAGAGTTCTGAGCTCCTGGAGGCTGTGGGCTTAGCAGCCCTTGGATCCCTCCCAGGTGAGCCCACCACTTTGTTCCGGGCTGttaatatttgcagatgaaaCCGGGGGGCCCAGCCTGGGCGCTCGGGGCTGTGGAGCCAGACAGTCTGAATCGCAGCCCCAGTGTGTgctagctttgtgactttgagcatgccacttaacctctctgagcctgtttcctcacctctaaagTGACAGCAGGACCGAGGGCTGTACATTTGGTTTAATGCCCTGCTGCCCCCAGTTTGCTATTCTTAATTTGGAGCAAGGGCCCTGCGTTTTCATTTTGCACCGGCCCCCACAAATTACGTAGCCAGTCTTGAATGGGAATAGTATTATCTACCTCAGAGggctgttgcaaggattaaattaaataatctgTCTAAAGTGCTTATAGCACAAGAGTGCACAATGAGCAGGAACAACTGCCTATTGTTCCCTGCCATTAGATCACCCCCAGTGCAGATCTGtggtaaatgaatgaaatgagagaaTGAGCGAGAGCCCGGGGAGCATCTGGAAGCGAAGGTGCCGGGGCTGAGGGGGTGGTACGGGAAGTGGGAGCATTTTTGTGCCCCACACGGCGAAGCACTCGTTCCCACGGCAGCCGGTGGTTTGCGCCGTGGTCCCGACCCAGACACCACGCCTCGAAACAGTCCACTCGGTGGGAGCTGAGGACGCGTGCGTGGTCTCAGCCCCGGGCAGTCTTCAGGGTCAAGCTTCCAGAGCGGCGAGAGAGGGTCGGCGGGGGCCACTTGAAGCGTCCTGGCGGGACTGGGGGCGGAGTCAGCCCTTCCGGCCTTCCCGGGGGCGGGTCCTGGGGTGAcagccccgccccgcgccgggGACGGGGCCTCGCGCATGCGCCGGCCAgccggggcagggcggggctgCGCTCAGAGGAAGGGGTTGGTGCCGGGATGCGGGGGCGGCTGGAGCGGCCCcgcggagcccgacgtgggcaaCAGGGGCTGTGGCAGGCTCGCGGGCGGCGGCGTGAAGGCGCCGGCCTGCGGGAAGACGCTGACCGAGGCGGGGAGGGTCACGCCGGCTGGCACGCTGCTGAgcgggagaggcagggaggcgcTGTAGGTCATGGAGCCCAAGGGCGCCCCGACCGGCCCGCCGGCCGCCAAGCCTAGCGCGGGCGACCCGGTGCGCATCTGGTTCAGGGTCGGCCTGGCCTGCTCGCTCCCACCGAACGGGTTGGTGGGGGATGGAGCGCTGAGACCTGCGGAACGAGAGCGGATGGGGAGCTTGGAGTgcgccgggggggggggacacagccCTAAATGGGGTGGCGGGGAGAGGAGGCACGATCTGGGGTCTCAGAAATAGGGAAGAAGAGTAACATTTTTAGGGCAGGGgctgaaaggagggagggagagagcaggggcccCCAGTGTTGAGACGCGGCAGGGACAAGGGGTGTCCTACCTGTCAGAAAAGGGTTTCGCGTCTTTGCAGCCTGGGGCGCCTTGACTAATGAATCAAGGTTGACCAAGGAGGAGGCCGAAGGGCCCAGGAAAGACTCAGGAGTCCGGCATGCTCGGGCCTCCTTACTGGGCTGGGTTAGCGCTTCCTCCAGTACACCCAGGTCAAAGGATTCTGGCTCCTTGGTGCCATTTTGCTTGGAACTGGGGATGGGGTCTCCAAACAGGTCCAGCTCTGGAACAGAAATGATTGAGCTCATGGGTAGGGATGGGGAGTGGTCACTCTGGGAAGAAGAGGACAGGGGCCACCTCTGGGCAGGTCCCTCATTCCCCAGAGCTGTATCATCCCCTGCCTCCTGCTTACCCACAGGACTGCCCGGCTTTCCCGAAGGCAGGGCCTGGGCACACTCCGGCCCCTCCTTGGTCTCTGTGGATACTGGAGGGTTGGCAAATGGGTCAAAAGGTGAGGTACCACCTAGAGCTAgccaaggaggaagaggaagatgagatGGGCTGGCAAAAAGGTCAGGCACTGGTCTGACCCCTTTTAGGCAAGCAGCTGTCTTGACACAGACAGGATGTGCTGCCCCTTGGCGCTGGAGGGAGGGGACCCGGAAGtcctcccagcccctcacccacACCCTCTGGCCCTCTACTTACCAGGTGCATTGGAGGTCTCCACTGAGGCTCCCCAAGGGTCAGCCCCAGTGTCGGTGAGTTGGTGATGGGGGGAGTTCTGTGCCCAGAGGTCTGTGGATGGGGGTCTGGCAGGCAGCACTGGGGTCCGGCCCCAGGGCTCTGAGGAGGAGAGCATAGGGGGCAAGTCCCAGGGCTGGCTTCTGGACAGGGCACTTCCCGAGGGGACAGGAGACCAGGGGTCTGCGGAAGGCCCCCAGGAGGagccactgggctctgtgttcgGCCTGAGACCTAAAACGGAAACAGTACAGACATGACCCCAGGCCCACCTTTacacccagcccagggcccttCCCAGTTACCCAGACCAAGTTGGGAGGCCAAgggtcccatttcacagatgggatgCTGACTCAGGACCACCCAGCAAGCTGGAGCCCATATTCGTCAAGTTCTGCCAGGAACGTGGAGTCCCAGGCATGGGCGGCTCAGGCCACCTTCCCAGTCAAGGGCAGGGACGGGCTGGGGCTTCAGGAAAGCCAAGGTGACCGGGGGAACCGAGAGAACATCTCCGAGTTTTCCACGAGCTGGGCTCTTCAGATGTGCGCTTCCATCCCTCACTACAACCCCATGTCccagaggaagctgaggctcagaggggtgagTGTCTTGCCCTCAGCTGGCCCTCAGCTATGGGGAGGGGCTTTCTGGGGCCAGCCTGGAAACCTCTTGCAGCCCTGCATGCCCACCTGGGATGTCCCATGGGTCAGCAGAGCAGCGTGTGGAGGGCGGGGCCGGGGCAGGTACAAAGATGTCTGCCAAGTCCAGAATGGAAGActgtggagggagagaggcagccaTGGCTCAGAAGTGGGCGAGACCAGAAGAGGGGCGGTCCTTGGCCTGTCCTCCTCAGCCCAGCTCCTTCTCGCCTTTGTTCACTTCACAAGCATCTACTAACGATCCCTTGTCTCCGTACAGTGCTTTGcagtttataaaatgtttcctCATCCGCTTGGTGCCTGCACAACAACCCTGTGCACTAAGTAGTGCAGGTCGTGGTGTATCCATTTTATAGACGCCCGagcggaggctcagagaggggaagcgATGTGCAGGGAGCCGcacagctggggagaggcagagctgggataaACCGAGGCCTGCCTGACCCCTTCAGTTGTTCTGCTCCCCAGCCCATCAGTGGCAAAAGACAGATTTTATAACAGGTCTGCTTTCCTAAGTCGGAAACCAGCCACAGTGAACACAGGCAGAAAGGGGATAGAGACATCCTAGCTCCGTGCACAGCTTTGGAGGGTGGCCTTGTTCCCAGAAGCTACCCACTCCCCTATTCTTGGAAAGTATGTATATGAGCCCAAGATATTGTGAGTACCATGTGCCTGAgcccgcctccccccgcccccaatctgGATCCACAGTATCACGTAATCCTAGAATACCAGAGAGGGAGCTGCCCAActaaaggaggaaactgagcccaCAGCAGTGATGTGCCCCAAGTCAAATAAATGACAGCAAATCCAGAACCCAAATCCGGGGGAAGGGATCAGGATTCTTTGTATCCCACTTTGCTGTCAGCCCAGTCACCAGCCCATGTGGTCTGGGCCCGAGGGCTGCTGCACCCCCTCTATCCCTCTTCCCATTGAATAAACACTTAAACGGTGCTTACTATATATGAAGTGCAGTTCTGAAGTCTACAAATACCGACTCAGCTCATCTCTCAGGCTCAGTCAGCCCGCgcagcccagcccctccctacCTGGCTGGTTTTCagcttctcctcctttccctcttctctctctggctctttgtCTTGCCAACGGCGAACTGCAGCCCCAGCACCATTGGCCACAGGGGAGTCCTCTGCCCGCCAGGACCTCACCTCCTGTGGAAGGCACAGGGGAGTGAGGACAGCACGAGCAGCCCAGGCTGGACTTGAGGGGACCGGGGGAGCTGGAGTCAAGAGGAGTGCAGGGAGAGAGGTTAGGCACAGCGGGACCACTGGGTGCAGTGGGAGGAGCCTGGTTAGTGCCTGTGTAGCACCTGCACCTgcaccagcaccagcacctgCACCTGCACCTGCACCAGCACCTGCACCTGCCCAGGAGGCTCGGCCTGCTACCTTCTCGTGCTCCTGCCGGCTCAGGCGCAGAGCCAGCTGCAGCTGCAGGTCCTCATCCCTGTGGGAGGCTGGGGGGACGGGCtgcaaaggaggaaggaaaggggtgaACTCGGCCCAGTGCTCCCACTCCCGGGCGGGAGGGCAACGTAGCCCCgcagggggaagggaggtggagagagaagggccCACCCTGAGTGGATGTGGGCGTCCTGACCCCAAGGCATCAAGATGTGTGTGGCCTTCTCCCTGCCTGGGTCTGCGATGCAGTTTCCAAGATCAAGGAGATTGATCCTTTGCTTCCGGGTCCCCTGAGCGTCCCCAGGCCCTGCTGTGTTGAGGCCTGGCTGCTTCCTGCCCAGTCTGCCTGGATCCGCAGAGAGGAtgatgacggggggggggggctatccCTGCCCCCCTAAAAGGACAGCAACCCCACAGCAGGGGTTGTGGGGGCGGCATATCTCTGGGTCTCCCAGGAATGTGTCTATCAGCATACTTGCCTTCCCCGGGGCCGCGGCAGGCCCGTAAGACACATATGTGCCCTCACCCCACTCAGCGTTCGCTGCCCTTTCCAGGCACAGCCAGAGGGGACCGCAGGCAGGGAGGCAGTCCCTGCCAGGACAGTCCCGGGCACACggacaggccctgtgctgtccagagtagAGGAGCCTAGGAGCCAAGGGTGTGGGGCACCAGTGCCCTCCCCAGGCCACCGGGGGGCCCTCACCTTCTCAGCCTCCTCGCGGCTCATGGCCAGGGCCAGCTGCAGATGCAACTCCTCTTCTCCTGACGTCTGGGGCCGGGCCTGCTCCAAGTCGGACGTGTAGCGGGGGGATGAGGAGGAGGCTGCAACGACCGTCGACCGTCGGCCATCGTGGTTCCTGTGACCacgtgcctcccctcccctgcccctccccccacaaccaGGAAGCTCTAAGGctcagagggggaaactgaggaaggaaACGACTGGCAGCCAGGGCCCCAGGGGGACAGGCAGTGTGCTTGGCACTCCGTGTGAGGCttcccatgcccccccccccaactagaGACTCCAGTCCCTCCTTTACAGACGTGCCAATAGCCAGAGGTTGCCTGGCCAGGGTCCTAAGGTAAGACTTGGAGCCAGGTCCACTGACTCCAGCTTCTGCAATCTTCTggctcggggagggggggggtgcccATCCTGCCTGGGGTCaagtgaggtgggagggagagagttcCAGCCAATCAGGGCCACGGCTCTCAAAGCCCTTGGCACACTGTCAAGGGCTTTATGAAAGGAGGACCATCCTGAGTACCCCTCAGATCCCAGAAGCCCACTtcggggcagggaggagagtcCAGAACTGCTCtgcaggggcgccggggtggttcagtcggttgagcctctgactcttgatttcggctcaggtcacaatcatgtggttcatgggatcgagccccatgctcGGCTCTTcgcttacagcatggagcctgcttgggattctctttctctgcccctcccccgctcacatttctctccctccctctctctctctctctctctctctcaaaaaaaaaaacacaacaacaacaacaaaaactctgcAGCACCCTGTTTTCAGGAGGGGGTCATGAGGAATGCCACTGACGGAGCACCTTGTGCCCTGTGTCTGGGCACAGGGCCAAGGGCATTCGGGAGCCTGGTCTCATTCTCACATCCAACACCCGAAAGATTTTCCctgcttcacagatgaggaagcggAGACTCAGAGAGGCGGCCGTCTAGACCCCTCCGCTCGAAAGGGGCAGAATGGGGAACGCTGCTGGACTCCAGAAGCCTGAGCTTCTGCGACCCCAGCAGCCCACGGGGCATGGTCCCACTGTCGTCTGCGCTAATTTGCGGGGCACCTGCTGCGCCAGGCGTCCTGCCTTCCGTGCTCCATTCGTCACCTCCCCGAATGCTCGCGACATCCCTCTGACCTCAGGCTGCCTCCTGGCCCCCAGCCACAGCCCCGGGGCTCACTCACAGTTGTAGGAGGACGGAGATCCGTGGCGGCGGCCCAGGCCCAGCTGCCCGCTGCCGATGCCCATGCCCTCCAGCGCCATGCGCTCCTTGGTCTTGAGGGCGTGGGTCCGCTCCTGCCGGAGGCGCTCCTCGTCCCTGAGCAAGGCCATCACCTGCTTGACCTTCTCGCGCACGTTGACGCCCTGGTCCTTGCCGTCGCGGTCGATGTACTGGAAGTCCTTGAGCGTCTGGATGGTGTAGAGGTTCTCACGGCACTGGTGGGCCACCCTCTCGGAGCCCGTCTTGAGCAGGTAGTCCAGCAGCGTTAGCGCCTTGTACACGTGCCGCCAGTTCTTGCCGCTGTCGTTGAGCCGCCGCCACAGCATGCCCATGACCTCGGCGAAGGCCACCGTGTTGAAGGTCAGGTCGGCGATCTCCGACATGAGCGAGCTGGGCGGGCCCCACGGGTCATTGCTGGTGGCCTCGCGCACCTTGATCTCGGCCTCCGAGTAGTTGTGCACGATGTTCTTCACCTGGCGCCGCAGCGCTGAGGTCGTCATGGCTGGGGACTTGGAGATGggcggcccccgcccccgccggagGTGGAGGGCCGAGGGCCACCGTCTCGAGGTCACGGTCTCCAGGGATGGGCCGCCGAGCTCTCAGCAGGGCGGCTGCGTCCTTGGGTTCCACATGGGTCTGAGGAAGAGAgggactggaactcaggaactcaGGGGCAGTGGCTCACCTGGACAGCCACTCGGGCCTGGCCGGGGTCCCCGCTGCCAGGAACAGCCTCTGGCAGGTgctcattcttatttttcttatctgcCGCATTATTCAGCCAACACTTGCAGCTTTGCGTGCTCTTTGCTCTTTTGCAGCCCCTCTACAAAGACGGGGtgattattattatctccattcacagatggggaagtgaggttcagagaaggAGTGAGTGATTCGTTTGAGTTCACAGAGCTGATGCGATCGGGAGTGACCCCGGCAGACGCACTCCCCACGTCCTCACCCTTAGCGACAGGCAGGAAAGCGACCCCCAGGAATGCCTGCTCACCTCCCTCCTGTTGAATTACCTCTCCCTCCTGTTTCGGAGGCCAGGATCTCACTTAGGAGCTATCCCTCCCAGCTCCTCGTTCCCAAATCACTAGTTTGTGCAGCTTAATTCATTCGGCACCTACTTCCCGGGGCCTTCTCTGAGCCCGAcattgtgccaggcacagagcacaAGTCCTGGTCCGCACACGTCCAGATGCGGGGCATAGACGATCCAGCCTAACACGGACACGCACAGGAACACCCAAGCTAGGAAAATCAGGGGAGACTTCCCAGTGGAGGTGACAGCCTGAGATCTgaaggggagggtgaggaggagcaAAGCCACAGGGCAGGAAGGACAGATGGGAGGGAATGCTTGAGCTGGGGCAGAAGGCCAGAGAGGGACATGGGGCAGGAACGTAAGCTCCCTGAAGGCAAGGCTGGTCTGGGCTCCCCAAACCTGAGACCCTGGGTGCGTGGTCGTCTCCTGATAGCCCAGCAGGGAGGGAATCAGGGTcagccctctgccctccccacagcGTCAGGACCAGGCCATCTGGAGAAAGCAAACCCAGGCTCATGACAGAAAAATGTTCTTCCAGGGTGCTACCAGAAACCAAACCCAGAATTCCCCTGCCTCGGCTGTTTTTCTggtatgcatacacatacacacacacacacacacacacacacacacacacaggctggaCCCACAGAGCCTCCACACCAACCgtgaacccccacccccacttatgGAGAGGGCGCCTCTCAGCACCTCTCCGCTCAATCCTGGGGCTCAATCTTGGGACTCGCAGGAGTCAGAAGCTGcctgtcctgccctcccccagtcTGGGCTTTCCCTCCACCCGGCCCTGCCAACCCTGGGCCCAGTTTAAAGCGGCCAGCAGGCCTTGGCAGGCTTCTTCAGGGCCCAGGTGCCTGGGAGAGCTTGGGCCCGGAGGAGGGGATCCTGTGGGAGACCAGGTGGACGGAGTGCTGACTGAAAGGCTGCCTACCTTCTGTCTGCTGTCTGTCCGTCCAGCCTGGCAGGCCCTTCTGTGGGGATGCCACGGCCAACGCTTGTTTAACTCCTGTCCTCCTCCTCACTAGTGACTCAGACCTATCTTTACCTCCCCAACCGGTGGGCTGGAGGGTGGCAAGAGTCAAGATGAGAAATAATTGTGCCCCACAGCCCGCCCGGAGTGCGGAGTGCGCGCCCCTCCCAGTGCTGGCCGCAGAAACCAGCAAAACCAGTCAGGCATCCTGCCTCCACCAGCAGCCCTACTTGAGCCTGGCTGCCGGGCCCTCCAGCCCAGcctgggggagtgggaggggcccTCAGTGCGGACCCCACCCCGTGGCCCTGTCTGGACTTTCCTCCTAGAAGGGGGAACAGAGGAAACTCCTCTGCACATCTCTGCTGGagctgggggaagagagggatCAGAAACTCCAGGGAGGTGCCTGGACCTCCCTCCCCTGAAGTTAAAAGggacaggttgggggggggggagggaggggggaagagggggcagggtgaggcccagggagcacggaagggagggaggaggaaaggaaggatcgCGGGAGGGAGCCGCTGGGAGCTCTGCCAGCCGTGTTACAAGCAAAGGGTTTTATCGAACACAATATGCCCAGAAATAAAAGGGAGTGAAACAGAAACCCGGCAGCCAGTGGCGGCAGCGGCAGGCCCGGGAGGCCGGGTATGGAATTACTGCAGTGACCTTGAGCCAGACCCTGTCAGGTGGAGGGAAGGACACTGAGAAGGCAGAGCCTGAGAGGCTAATTCAGagatggggtggagggtggggggcagagcggggaggggaaggctggaggaggaggcggGGCACGGAGCACAAGTATCTGCTCTCTCCTTTATATAAGTAAGGTGCCCAGGagaacttgggggggggggcggctcctTTTTTCGGGACTAAGGGAATCCTCAGGGCTGAGGAAGTCGATGGCCATCCCCCGAGTGGGGattcagggagaaggaaggagcctAGATATGTCGAGTCACGTGCGAGAGTTTGTCCAAAGTGTGTGTGCGCCCCACCAGCCCACAGTCCCTCCCATCCTCTGCTAAGGtgccccggcccctgccctgcaTCGGGTCAGCGGCTGctaaggggtggggggtgggaagggagtggCGGTGCCCTAACTCTTGCCCCCGGAGGGACAGGAGCGAGCTAGAGCTCTAAGCTGGAGTCAGCCCTGAGGTGGCAGTGTCCTGGGGCCCCGGAATGGGGTAGGGGCTGCCCTGAGGCTAGAGGTGCCACAGAGgccgagggggaggggtgggcagaggagaaCGGGAGTCTGCGGCGGGAATACCACCGGAGATGTTAGTCCCAGGGTGGGGAGCCG includes:
- the EPN3 gene encoding epsin-3 isoform X1 yields the protein MTTSALRRQVKNIVHNYSEAEIKVREATSNDPWGPPSSLMSEIADLTFNTVAFAEVMGMLWRRLNDSGKNWRHVYKALTLLDYLLKTGSERVAHQCRENLYTIQTLKDFQYIDRDGKDQGVNVREKVKQVMALLRDEERLRQERTHALKTKERMALEGMGIGSGQLGLGRRHGSPSSYNSSSSSPRYTSDLEQARPQTSGEEELHLQLALAMSREEAEKPVPPASHRDEDLQLQLALRLSRQEHEKEVRSWRAEDSPVANGAGAAVRRWQDKEPEREEGKEEKLKTSQSSILDLADIFVPAPAPPSTRCSADPWDIPGLRPNTEPSGSSWGPSADPWSPVPSGSALSRSQPWDLPPMLSSSEPWGRTPVLPARPPSTDLWAQNSPHHQLTDTGADPWGASVETSNAPALGGTSPFDPFANPPVSTETKEGPECAQALPSGKPGSPVELDLFGDPIPSSKQNGTKEPESFDLGVLEEALTQPSKEARACRTPESFLGPSASSLVNLDSLVKAPQAAKTRNPFLTGLSAPSPTNPFGGSEQARPTLNQMRTGSPALGLAAGGPVGAPLGSMTYSASLPLPLSSVPAGVTLPASVSVFPQAGAFTPPPASLPQPLLPTSGSAGPLQPPPHPGTNPFL
- the EPN3 gene encoding epsin-3 isoform X2; protein product: MTTSALRRQVKNIVHNYSEAEIKVREATSNDPWGPPSSLMSEIADLTFNTVAFAEVMGMLWRRLNDSGKNWRHVYKALTLLDYLLKTGSERVAHQCRENLYTIQTLKDFQYIDRDGKDQGVNVREKVKQVMALLRDEERLRQERTHALKTKERMALEGMGIGSGQLGLGRRHGSPSSYNSSSSSPRYTSDLEQARPQTSGEEELHLQLALAMSREEAEKPVPPASHRDEDLQLQLALRLSRQEHEKEVRSWRAEDSPVANGAGAAVRRWQDKEPEREEGKEEKLKTSQSSILDLADIFVPAPAPPSTRCSADPWDIPGLRPNTEPSGSSWGPSADPWSPVPSGSALSRSQPWDLPPMLSSSEPWGRTPVLPARPPSTDLWAQNSPHHQLTDTGADPWGASVETSNAPELDLFGDPIPSSKQNGTKEPESFDLGVLEEALTQPSKEARACRTPESFLGPSASSLVNLDSLVKAPQAAKTRNPFLTGLSAPSPTNPFGGSEQARPTLNQMRTGSPALGLAAGGPVGAPLGSMTYSASLPLPLSSVPAGVTLPASVSVFPQAGAFTPPPASLPQPLLPTSGSAGPLQPPPHPGTNPFL